GCAGTCTACGAAAAGCTAAAACTTGTGTAGATACCAATGCCCAGTGGGAGAGTGAAATGACTTAAGCCGAATCTTTCGTGTTCAACTGCTTAGCCCCTATCTTTGGGTTCAATAACTTTTGAGCCGACGGGCGTTTGCCTCGGTGATTGAACGGAATCCATGGCAAATGCCATTCGGCTATTCCAATTCCTGAGATTGCCGGAACACTCGCGCCGGGCCTTTCGTTTGCGATGCAAACTTACTCCTTGTTGCCGACACAATACAGCGTTGACTTGCTGCGTAAGATCATCTGATCGTCAACGACTGCAGGCGATGCCATGTAACCATCGCCGAGTTCGGACTGCGAAACTAAGTCGTACTCGCGTCCCGGTTTGAAGACAAAAATCTCGCCGTCGGTATTGAACGCATAGATGCGCCCATCGGCGAATACCGGTGACGCCGCGAACGCCCCGCCGGCTCGTTTTTGCCACAAGATCTTTCCGGTGTACGCTTCACGCGCCGAAAGGATGCCGTCATCACTGGTCATATACAACAGCCCGTCAATCAGGAGCGGCGAGGATTTCTTTGCGATTGATTTCCGCGAAGCCCATTCAATTTGGGTATCGGTGATATTTCCGGTCCCTTTCGGATGAACAGCCACCATCGATCCCATTCCATTGGTGATGAAAACCAAGCCATCACCGTAAACCGGTCTTGCCGAAGCGTTCATCCCCGCGTGATAAACCGTCCAAAGCGAGTCCCCAGTCTGTGGATCGTAGGCGACGGTAGCAATCGCACTGGGATAAACCAATTGAACCTGCCCGTCGACGTCGATGATCTGGCCGGTGCCATATGCCTTTTTCAAATCGCCGTTATCGGTGCCATACTCGATCGCGCGATCTTGTATCCAAACGGTCTTTCCGGTGTCCTTGTCGAACGCGACGACATACTGCACGTCAAAGCCATCGTAAGCCACGATCAGCTTTCCGTCGTATAGGATTGGAGAGGACGCGGGACCACGATGATGATCGCACTGAAGATCCTTGCGGGCCCATCGGACTTCTGCCGTTTCGGTGTCCAAACAAGCGGTCAAATAGGCACCAAAGTGGACATAGACACGCCCCTTCTCGATCACCGGAGTAGGCGACGCGTAACTGTTCATTGGATGGCAGAACGCAGGTGATTCGTTCTCGAGCAACTTGACGTCGTGCACGATTTTTCCGCTGTCGCGATCAACGCAAATCACGGACATCGAGGTTCCGTCCTCGGTCGCGGTGGTCAGCCAGATCTGATTGCCCCAGACAACGGGCGACGACCAGCCTTTGCCGTGAATCGGCGTACTCCACCGGACCACCGACGTATCAATCCGTTCGGGCAAGTTTTCCGCATCTGCGATCCCATTGCCTTGGGGGCCACGAAACTCAGGCCAGAAATCATCCGCGCGAGCGGTCGTGGCGTGCGCCGTGATCGAGGCGACGACAATCATCAAAAATGCAGAAGTCGATCGAAAAGATCGTGCGTGGCAATCAAGGTGTGGCATGGTGGGCAGTGAACGGCGAGGTGAGGAATTCAAGCACTCGCCATTCTATCCCTTTCATCAATCGTTTGCTGGACCGAATCGATGTCGGTCCTGCCGTGCCGCTTGCAACGATTCGACCGTGTCTTGTTCGGCACCGGGGTCGCCTTGGCCTTTCATCCAGCGTTCGAGTTCCGCTGAAAGCGACGACCGCACCTCGGCAAGCCCCGCTTGTCCGGCCAAGTTGTTCATTTCGTAGGGGTCAGCTTCGAGGTCGTACAGCTCTTCTGCCGGTCGACGCATGTAACGTTGGATCAATCGGTATGCATTCGGGTTGTCAAACGAGTTGTACACCCACGTTTGCCAGTACTTGTTATTCAGCTTGCCATCACCTTTGATCCCCATCAGATGTTTTTCGATATAGAGGTTCTCGTTGGTCAAGTTACGAATGTAGTGATACTTGCCGTCACTGATCGAACGCACCGGATAGGAGGGTCCCTCGGGGACATTGTTGTGAACCCCATAGACATAGTCGCGGTGTTCGTTGAGCTGTCCTTTTAACACCCCCGCGAAACTTTGCCCATCAAACGCATCGCGTTCATAGGGGAGTTCTGCCATCTCCATCATCGTTGGCAAAACATCGGCATACTGCACCAGTGCGTCGGTTCGCCGGCCGGCTGGCACAACGTTCGGAAATCGGGCGATCAGTGCGGTGTGAACGCCGGTGTTGTAATTCGTCCATTTGTTTCCAGGGAACTGAGACCCTTGTTCGGACGAAAACAGTACCAACGTGTCGTCGGAGTGACCCGCCGAATCCAGTGCTTCCAAGATCTCGCCGACTTGTGAATCCATATAAGTGATTTCAGCTAGGTAGCGTCCGAAAGCACGGCGGGTTTCAGGGGTGTCGGCAATGTTGGGCGGCAACTCGATCGACTTCGGCGGGTATTGACTCGCATCGCCCATCACCCAAGGCACGTGAGGCTCGACCAAGGCGATCACCAAACAGAACGGTTCGGCATCGCGGGTCATAAATTCTAGAGCCGACTGAAGCCGGTGCGGTTGCGTCGGATCACGAACGCAGTTTTTGTCAAACCCATCGACGGATTCAAAAGGAAACGCTTGCCGCGGTTGCACATGAACTTTGCCTGCCAAGCCAACGCGATACCCTTCCGCACCGAGGTGTTGTGGCATCGAGCGAATATCCGATCGGCTGGCTGAGTGATTCCAAGCGCAGCCGTTGCTCATCGGATACAACCCCGAATAAAGTTCGGCGCGACAGGGTTGGCAAATCGCCTCGGCAAGAAAAGCTCGATCGAAAACCAATCCTTGCGACGCCAAACGATCCAGATTCGGCGTCTTCGCATTTCGGCCGCCATACACCGGCAAGTCGTTGTGCGTGCAATCGTCCGCCAAGACGATCAAGAAGTTTGGCTTGGATTCTGCGCGAGCCGCATCGGCGAACAAACACGAGACGGTGAAGATCGTCACCGCAGCCATCAATTTCGATGCGAGTTTCATTAAGGTGCTCGGCAGAATGTTATGCAAGTTATGCGATGATTTCGTGAATCGGTTCGACGTGTTCAACGCCGACCAATTTTTGATCCAATCCGCCGTAAAAGTACGACAGATGGTTGGGGTCGAGTCCGAGCAGTTGCAGCGTGGTCGCGTGCATGTTTTTGACATGAAGCGGATTCTCGACCGCGGCGGCGCCCAGTTCATCGGTCGTGCCATACGAGACTCCGCCCTTAATTCCCCCTCCGGCCATCCACATCGTGAACCCAAAGGAATTGTGATCGCGACCGGAGCCTTTGGCGTATTCTGCCGTCGGCTGCCGCCCGAATTCGCCACCCCAAACGACCAATGTTTCATCCAACATGCCACGTTGCTTTAAATCGGCGAGCAATCCGGCGATTGGCAAGTCCGTGCGTCCGGCGTGTCGATTGTGGTTGAGCTCCAAATCGCCGTGGGCATCCCAGTTATCGTCGTTGTGAGCTCCGCCGCTATAAAGCTGAACAAACCGGACTCCACGATCGACCAACCGTCTTGCGATCAGACAGCGGGTGCCAAAGTCATTTGTCTCGTCATGATTGACGCCATACATTTCGAGCGTCCGCTCGTCTTCGTCAGCAAGATCCACCGCTTCAGGCGCCGCGGATTGCATCTTGTAAGCAAGTTCATAGCTGGAGATTCGTGATGCCAAATCATCGTTGTCTTGGCGTCCTACCAAGTGTCGTTCGTTAGCCGCTTGGATCGAATCGATCATCTCGCGTTGCACGGCTTCGCTCATGCCATCGGGTCGGTCCAAATTCAAGATCGGCGCGCCTTTGCTACGGAAGACGGTTCCGGCATACGTAGCCGGCATGTAGCCGCTACTCCAGTTCTTCGCACCACTGATCGGCCCGGCCTTGGGATCAAGCATGACGACATAGCCGGGCAAGTTCTCGTTGACCGATCCCAAACCGTAGTTCACCCATGACCCCATCGCGGGACTGCCCGAAAGAATTTTCCCACTGTTCATCAT
This genomic window from Roseiconus lacunae contains:
- a CDS encoding PQQ-like beta-propeller repeat protein, whose amino-acid sequence is MIVVASITAHATTARADDFWPEFRGPQGNGIADAENLPERIDTSVVRWSTPIHGKGWSSPVVWGNQIWLTTATEDGTSMSVICVDRDSGKIVHDVKLLENESPAFCHPMNSYASPTPVIEKGRVYVHFGAYLTACLDTETAEVRWARKDLQCDHHRGPASSPILYDGKLIVAYDGFDVQYVVAFDKDTGKTVWIQDRAIEYGTDNGDLKKAYGTGQIIDVDGQVQLVYPSAIATVAYDPQTGDSLWTVYHAGMNASARPVYGDGLVFITNGMGSMVAVHPKGTGNITDTQIEWASRKSIAKKSSPLLIDGLLYMTSDDGILSAREAYTGKILWQKRAGGAFAASPVFADGRIYAFNTDGEIFVFKPGREYDLVSQSELGDGYMASPAVVDDQMILRSKSTLYCVGNKE
- a CDS encoding sulfatase family protein, producing MAAVTIFTVSCLFADAARAESKPNFLIVLADDCTHNDLPVYGGRNAKTPNLDRLASQGLVFDRAFLAEAICQPCRAELYSGLYPMSNGCAWNHSASRSDIRSMPQHLGAEGYRVGLAGKVHVQPRQAFPFESVDGFDKNCVRDPTQPHRLQSALEFMTRDAEPFCLVIALVEPHVPWVMGDASQYPPKSIELPPNIADTPETRRAFGRYLAEITYMDSQVGEILEALDSAGHSDDTLVLFSSEQGSQFPGNKWTNYNTGVHTALIARFPNVVPAGRRTDALVQYADVLPTMMEMAELPYERDAFDGQSFAGVLKGQLNEHRDYVYGVHNNVPEGPSYPVRSISDGKYHYIRNLTNENLYIEKHLMGIKGDGKLNNKYWQTWVYNSFDNPNAYRLIQRYMRRPAEELYDLEADPYEMNNLAGQAGLAEVRSSLSAELERWMKGQGDPGAEQDTVESLQAARQDRHRFGPAND
- a CDS encoding DUF1501 domain-containing protein, translating into MKQRNFCGRTRREFLWQSGAGFGAAALTSMLTQDGFLSAAGSSGAGSLNPLAAKPPHFAPKAKSVIFLFMYGGPSHIDTFDYKPKMKGMDGKTVDVKTFGRGGRKDGGRIVEPRWDFAQHGQCGKWVSTLFPNVAKHVDDIAFLHSMTADSPIHGSAMLMMNSGKILSGSPAMGSWVNYGLGSVNENLPGYVVMLDPKAGPISGAKNWSSGYMPATYAGTVFRSKGAPILNLDRPDGMSEAVQREMIDSIQAANERHLVGRQDNDDLASRISSYELAYKMQSAAPEAVDLADEDERTLEMYGVNHDETNDFGTRCLIARRLVDRGVRFVQLYSGGAHNDDNWDAHGDLELNHNRHAGRTDLPIAGLLADLKQRGMLDETLVVWGGEFGRQPTAEYAKGSGRDHNSFGFTMWMAGGGIKGGVSYGTTDELGAAAVENPLHVKNMHATTLQLLGLDPNHLSYFYGGLDQKLVGVEHVEPIHEIIA